From one Aquila chrysaetos chrysaetos chromosome 7, bAquChr1.4, whole genome shotgun sequence genomic stretch:
- the IGSF11 gene encoding immunoglobulin superfamily member 11 isoform X2: MVIPLSNANQPQQVILYQGGQIFGGAPQFYGRVGFAVTMPTTSASIFINNTQLSDTGTYQCLVNNLPDRGVRNIGVIGLTVLVPPSAPLCRIQGSLDVGSDITLTCSSEEGIPRPTYLWEKLDNVPKLPPTATQDQVQGTVTLRNISTVSSGLYQCVASNAIGTSTCLLDLQVIAPHPRSIGLIAGAVATGAVVLVVCIVLVAVALFYWKNKHKEEEEEEIPNEIREDDLPPKCSSAAKTFHADASSSENDTLTSSNTYNSRYWNDPKANHATDSFTRFSNSNDAHQPPFSRSGSTSTRPVYANGGHPSPAPPKTLVVTASTAPSPQEVIRSNGSVSRKPRLPHTRSYAVSQATLERIGAVPVMVPAQSRAGSLV; encoded by the exons ATGGTCATTCCTCTTTCTAATGCCAACCAGCCTCAACAG gttaTTCTCTACCAAGGGGGTCAGATCTTTGGTGGTGCACCCCAGTTCTATGGGCGAGTAGGATTTGCTGTGACAATGCCAACCACCAGTGCCTCCATCTTCATCAACAACACTCAGCTATCGGATACTGGCACATACCAGTGTTTGGTCAACAATCTTCCCGACCGAGGCGTCAGGAATATTGGAGTCATTGGACTTACTGTCTTGG TTCCTCCTTCTGCCCCGCTTTGCAGAATCCAGGGGTCCCTGGACGTGGGCAGCGATATCACACTGACCTGCAGCTCGGAAGAAGGCATCCCCCGGCCAACATACCTCTGGGAGAAACTGGACAATGTTCCCAAGTTGCCCCCAACTGCCACACAAG ACCAAGTCCAGGGCACTGTCACCCTCCGAAATATCAGCACTGTGTCCTCAGGTCTTTACCAATGTGTGGCTTCAAATGCCATTGGAACCAGCACTTGCCTTCTGGATCTGCAAGTCATTGCAC CCCACCCTCGGAGTATCGGCCTGATCGCAGGAGCGGTGGCCACAGGCGCCGTCGTGCTCGTCGTTTGCATTGTGTTGGTGGCCGTGGCActgttttactggaaaaataaacacaaagaagaagaagaggaggagattCCCAACGAGATAAG GGAGGACGACCTGCCACCCAAATGCTCCTCCGCCGCAAAGACATTCCACGCCGACGCCTCCTCATCGGAGAACGACACGCTGACCTCCTCCAACACCTACAACAGCCGCTACTGGAACGACCCCAAAGCCAACCACGCCACAGACTCCTTCACCCGCTTCAGCAACAGCAACGATGCCCACCAGCCCCCTTTCTCTCGCTCGGGGAGCACGAGCACCCGCCCCGTCTATGCTAACGGCGGCCACCCGTCCCCGGCTCCCCCTAAGACGCTGGTGGTGACGGCCAGCACGGCGCCGTCCCCTCAGGAGGTGATCCGGAGCAACGGCTCGGTCAGCAGGAAGCCTCGGCTGCCGCACACCCGCTCCTACGCCGTCAGCCAGGCCACGCTGGAGAGGATTGGGGCTGTCCCCGTCATGGTGCCCGCCCAAAGTCGGGCCGGTTCCCTTGTGTAG
- the IGSF11 gene encoding immunoglobulin superfamily member 11 isoform X1 — MTRRRPGGGGRWVPVALVALLALRGLVCPLEVSVSSGSIQVARGQTAVLPCTFTTNAALTNLNVIWMVIPLSNANQPQQVILYQGGQIFGGAPQFYGRVGFAVTMPTTSASIFINNTQLSDTGTYQCLVNNLPDRGVRNIGVIGLTVLVPPSAPLCRIQGSLDVGSDITLTCSSEEGIPRPTYLWEKLDNVPKLPPTATQDQVQGTVTLRNISTVSSGLYQCVASNAIGTSTCLLDLQVIAPHPRSIGLIAGAVATGAVVLVVCIVLVAVALFYWKNKHKEEEEEEIPNEIREDDLPPKCSSAAKTFHADASSSENDTLTSSNTYNSRYWNDPKANHATDSFTRFSNSNDAHQPPFSRSGSTSTRPVYANGGHPSPAPPKTLVVTASTAPSPQEVIRSNGSVSRKPRLPHTRSYAVSQATLERIGAVPVMVPAQSRAGSLV; from the exons GTCTGGTGTGTCCTCTGGAGGTGTCAGTCAGTTCAGGGAGTATCCAGGTTGCCCGAGGCCAGACAGCAGTATTGCCCTGCACCTTCACCACTAACGCTGCTCTCACTAACCTTAATGTCATCTGGATGGTCATTCCTCTTTCTAATGCCAACCAGCCTCAACAG gttaTTCTCTACCAAGGGGGTCAGATCTTTGGTGGTGCACCCCAGTTCTATGGGCGAGTAGGATTTGCTGTGACAATGCCAACCACCAGTGCCTCCATCTTCATCAACAACACTCAGCTATCGGATACTGGCACATACCAGTGTTTGGTCAACAATCTTCCCGACCGAGGCGTCAGGAATATTGGAGTCATTGGACTTACTGTCTTGG TTCCTCCTTCTGCCCCGCTTTGCAGAATCCAGGGGTCCCTGGACGTGGGCAGCGATATCACACTGACCTGCAGCTCGGAAGAAGGCATCCCCCGGCCAACATACCTCTGGGAGAAACTGGACAATGTTCCCAAGTTGCCCCCAACTGCCACACAAG ACCAAGTCCAGGGCACTGTCACCCTCCGAAATATCAGCACTGTGTCCTCAGGTCTTTACCAATGTGTGGCTTCAAATGCCATTGGAACCAGCACTTGCCTTCTGGATCTGCAAGTCATTGCAC CCCACCCTCGGAGTATCGGCCTGATCGCAGGAGCGGTGGCCACAGGCGCCGTCGTGCTCGTCGTTTGCATTGTGTTGGTGGCCGTGGCActgttttactggaaaaataaacacaaagaagaagaagaggaggagattCCCAACGAGATAAG GGAGGACGACCTGCCACCCAAATGCTCCTCCGCCGCAAAGACATTCCACGCCGACGCCTCCTCATCGGAGAACGACACGCTGACCTCCTCCAACACCTACAACAGCCGCTACTGGAACGACCCCAAAGCCAACCACGCCACAGACTCCTTCACCCGCTTCAGCAACAGCAACGATGCCCACCAGCCCCCTTTCTCTCGCTCGGGGAGCACGAGCACCCGCCCCGTCTATGCTAACGGCGGCCACCCGTCCCCGGCTCCCCCTAAGACGCTGGTGGTGACGGCCAGCACGGCGCCGTCCCCTCAGGAGGTGATCCGGAGCAACGGCTCGGTCAGCAGGAAGCCTCGGCTGCCGCACACCCGCTCCTACGCCGTCAGCCAGGCCACGCTGGAGAGGATTGGGGCTGTCCCCGTCATGGTGCCCGCCCAAAGTCGGGCCGGTTCCCTTGTGTAG